In the genome of Chiroxiphia lanceolata isolate bChiLan1 chromosome 17, bChiLan1.pri, whole genome shotgun sequence, one region contains:
- the LOC116795256 gene encoding beta-1,3-galactosyl-O-glycosyl-glycoprotein beta-1,6-N-acetylglucosaminyltransferase 7-like → MNPLHAKKSRFLVCVAVCTFIYTFIYLKVPLSEEPNEQKLNVRRAECGFYPDELCSALFVGKPAAFKIGNFCQNSYQPKPLSCIQTSCSCSTVLKTLHFITSPLSDEEGNFSLAYIITIHKELEMFVKLLRAIYMPQNIYCIHIDEKSPRDYKTAVQNIVNCFENIFISSKREHVVYAGFSRLQADINCMRDLVNSRVQWNYVINLCGQDFPLKTNKEIIQYMKSKWNGKNITPGIVQPLHMKHRTQLSYREYVHSGVPYLYPGKTMKAKPPHNMTIYFGSAYYVLTKEFVEFTLTDARAKDLLEWSRDTYSPDEHYWVTLNRLPDAPGATPNAGWKGNLRAIKWKDQEGSSHKGCKGHYIRDICIYGLGDVQWIIESPHLFANKFEPAKYPLVMDCLERRLRLRMLRQAEVPIQDHWRFQEHSYFNMRLDV, encoded by the exons atgaaCCCACTTCATGCAAAGAAATCAAGATTTTTAGTGTGCGTTGCTGTCTGTACGTTCATCTACACTTTCATCTACCTAAAGGTTCCTCTTTCTGAAGAgccaaatgaacaaaaattaaatgtcagAAGAGCAGAGTGTGGTTTTTACCCAGATGAACTTTGTTCAGCTCTTTTTGTGGGGAAACCTGCCGCCTTTAAAATTGGAAACTTCTGTCAGAACTCctaccaacccaaaccactgagCTGCATTCAGACTTCGTGCAGCTGCTCCACAGTTCTGAAGACTCTGCATTTTATCACAAGCCCACTGTCAGATGAAGAAGGAAATTTCTCATTGGCTTACATTATTACAATTCACAAGGAGCTGGAAATGTTTGTAAAGCTGCTAAGAGCTATTTATATGCCTCAGAATATTTACTGCATACATATTGATGAAAAGTCACCAAGAGATTATAAAACTGCTGTACAGAACATCGttaattgctttgaaaatattttcatttcctcaaAAAGAGAACATGTTGTTTATGCAGGATTTTCAAGATTACAAGCTGATATTAATTGCATGAGAGACCTAGTTAATTCCAGAGTTCAGTGGAATTATGTTATTAATCTATGTGGTCAAGATTTTCCccttaaaacaaataaagaaattatacaATATATGAAAAGTAAGTGGAATGGTAAAAATATTACTCCTGGGATAGTCCAACCACTTCATATGAAACACAGAACACAGCTTAGTTACAGAGAATATGTTCATTCTGGAGTGCCATACTTGTATCCAGGAAAGACTATGAAAGCTAAACCTCCACATAATATGACAATATATTTTGGCAGTGCCTATTATGTGCTCACTAAAGAATTTGTAGAGTTTACATTGACTGATGCACGTGCAAAAGATCTGCTTGAGTGGTCGAGAGACACGTACAGCCCGGATGAGCATTACTGGGTCACCCTGAACCGTTTACCTG ATGCTCCAGGAGCTACACCCAATGCAGGCTGGAAAGGAAACCTAAGAGCCATTAAATGGAAAGATCAAGAAGGATCCTCACACAAAGGCTGCAAAG GTCACTACATCAGAGACATTTGTATCTACGGACTAGGGGATGTGCAGTGGATTATTGAGTCACCTCATTTGTTTGCCAACAAATTTGAGCCTGCAAAGTACCCCCTGGTCATGGACTGCCTGGAGAGACGCCTGAGGCTCCGGATGCTGCGCCAGGCAGAGGTGCCCATCCAGGACCACTGGCGTTTCCAGGAGCACAGCTACTTCAACATGAGGCTGGATGTCTGA